A stretch of DNA from Diospyros lotus cultivar Yz01 chromosome 14, ASM1463336v1, whole genome shotgun sequence:
CGTCATAGTCTCTTTGGGCATTGGCGTGATCTTTCAATAATTCTAAGTGATGGTCTGCCTTGTAGGTCCGCATTGTACTGGAGGGTGTTGACAAATTCAGCAACTTGATTGGGTCAGTGTATTATCCTGATGGTGAATCAGCAAAGGATCTAGCACTGGAGCTCGTTGAAAATGTATCTCCTAATAACTGTGGTGACATTATGTCAGTATATAGCATCCAATTTTGAGTTCTAAAACTATATTTATCATTCTGTTCCTGGTAAAGATTTATCAGTAATTCCTAGCTTCACTGTGTGTCGTTTAAAGACATTGACAAATCTTTACTAGAATACACTTTGATATCTCAACCAAAAGATGTGCAGCTGTGATGTCTTATTTTGTGTTTATCCTTCTAGTTTTTGCACATATTTGAATTCTCTGCTTAAATTTGGGAGACCCTTGATTCTTTTTACTTGGGGTGGTCCATGCAATCCTTCATTTCCTGGCTTCAtagaattgggagcactggcagTCTGTTAAATCACCCAAGAAGCCAACAAATCACTAACTCTCACCCTCACAATTGGCCGATACAACATAcaacataaaccaaaaaaataaagaacagaaaCAGAATTGAAAAGATCAAAGTTAAGAACAATGAAACCACACAATAGGCACTGAGATTTTATCCTGATTCGAGATTTTATCCTGATTCGAACTGATAGAATTAGTCCTACATCCAGCCGCTTTCagagagagcaatccactagaacTTGATGAAAAACAGTACAAGAATTGCACTTGCACAATCCCTCTTCCCTCACTGATACACAAGAACTCTCATTGCAAGATTACAAGACTATCTTTCTAGGCATCCTCTTACAATACAACTTTTGGAAACTATCAATGAGAATGATTAATCACAAGTGTCCGATAGATTACCCCGCGCCTCTTATTTATATACACAAGGGTGTGTGAGTTACAAGAGATGATATAACCGGGACATTTCCCTAACTATCCCTcacttaatataatatatagttagcCTAATTTTCCTAACTGCCACTGCTGCACATAATCCTCAATAGGATGTCTGAGTCCTTCTAAACTTTCCAGCCACTCaatgcaaaacttgaataacAATCTAGAGCAAATATAAAACAGCTGGAAATCATGTTTCATTCCCTTGTAGGCTTTTGCTTCTGAGCCGAATTCTCTTGTTTTGTGTGTCTGTGTGATATTACTTGAGCTCTCTTCCTTTGTCATTCCCATTTTAGCTGGAATGGCAGCATAATTTGAGaggtcatttttttattattttcccaCTCGAGAGTTGAATAAAGTCTGTCAATCAGCATGTTGAAATGTGAAAAGGGTGGTTTCTTTCAGGTCAACACTGGagaaaactaaatatttgtaCTCAATACATCTAAGTAACTTGGATAAATGGTGTggtctccaattttttttaatatctgaatttttttagttttactaaatttttttttgcttattttgtttATTGCTTGAAGCAACAGAGAGTACCAAGGAGGAGATTTGATATGCTTTGTGATTAGGCTTTGTTTCTTATAGGCTATATTTCTTATTGATGGACCCTTCTCATTGAGTGGTAAGAGTTTACAAAATGAGGATTTGGTGCCTGTTTGTTCTTTTCGCTTTTGGAATGTTTTCCTGCTAATAtgtcatttcttcttttatttgatttcttCTGTAATTGGATCAGTTGATTTGTCCAAACTTTTTACATTCATAAGTTGGTCATCCATgcttgttttgatttttatggAATGTAATCATCCATTTTGTATGCTTTTTACATTCATAAGTTcgtcatttcttcttctttaccaaactatttatatcttatatggagCAAATGGGACAGATGGCAGCCATTTCTAGGTGTTgcttaaaattatttaaggagAGAAGTAAATGTGTGTGATATGGAGCAATAGGCAAATTGCATGCTTGTCTTAAATGATGGTTAAAATAGTGGGTTTTGTCAGTTTAAGGAAAGCACTAAAGAATGTGTCTATACTTATGGCCTTGTTTAAACATTATCCAAGCCAGTGTCCTTGTCTCTATCATATAGTGCTTTTCTATGTTAATTACTTTGCCTGCTGTCTCCAACTTCTAATGGAATTTCTGTTCACAGATAATTGTGCCATTTTCATTAGCTTGTTGAATAGTTCTCCCTGTTTTCATGTTAATTTAAGTGTTCCCACATCCCATACTCATATTACACTAACCCTCCTCTCCtgtaattttccttttaatgCAGGGTTTAGCTAAATATGTTGAGTGGAGTGCAAGCTTGATGGAGGATGATGCCAAGCGGCGGCTTAAATCTGCAGAACTTCAGGCAAAAAAGACCAGGTTGAGAATTTGGACAAACTATGTTCCTCCTGCGACAAATTCTAAGGCAATTCATGACCAGAATTTCACAGGAAAGGTTGGTAACTTGATCAAAGGACCAAAATTTTATCTGGACATTGGAACCTGCTTGGTGTTGGCTATTTTACTAATTTGGTTTTCTTCAGGTCATTGAAGTAGTAAGTGGAGATTGCATCGTTGTAGCTGATGATTCTGTTCCACATAACAGTCCGTTAGCAGAGCGTAGAGTCAATCTCTCTAGTATCAGGTGTCCCAGAATGGGAAACCCTCGGAAAGATGAGAAACCTGCTCCTTATGCCCGTGAAGCGAAAGAATTACTACGACAACGCCTAATTGGCCGTCAAGTATGGAAACCTTTCATTGTGGATCAAACACcgccccccacccccacccccccggCACGCACTCACACAAAAAGGAGGAGGTTTTTGTTGAGATGGATATAATTCTAATTTGATTGTGCATTTTTAGGTGAGCGTCTCTATGGAATATTCCAGGAAGGTCGGCATGGCAGATGCACCCAGTGCCACAGCTAGTCCAGCAGATTCGAAGGTTATGGATTTTGGATCAGTTTTCCTGGTATCTCCAGTTAAGGTTGAAGGTGAAGATGCCTCGGCACATTCTCTACCTACTGGAGGCAGCCAGCAGGCAGGTCTAAATGTTGCAGAGTTGGTGGTTGCCCGTGGCTATGCGACTGTAATTAGACATCGGGATTTTGAGGAAAGATCAAACTACTATGATGCCCTTCTTGCTGCTGAATCTCGTGCCATTTCTGGAAAGAAGGGCATTCATTCACCCAAAGAGTCCGCAGTAACACATATAGCTGATTTGACTATGGTTAGAAACTGACTACTTATGGTAATCTTTTTGTGCTGCAATGTTCctgtttatgaaatttattatttgtgttGAAAATGCCCTTTTAGGCTTCCGTCAAGAAAGGAAGAGATTTCTTGCCATTTCTGCAAAGGAAAAGGCTGCCTGCTGTTGTGGAATATGTCCTCAGTGGTCATCGGTTTAAACTTTATATTCCGAAGGAGACATGCAGCATTGCCTTCTCGTTGTCTGGTGTTAGGTGCCCTGGACGTGATGAGCCTTTTTCTGAGGAAGCAATTGCATTTATGAGAAGAAAGATAATGCAGAGGGACGTTGAGGTACTGATGTTCTTCTTTTGCATAATACTTGTTTAATTGGTTTCCATTATTTGATGTTTATTCTTGCATCCCTCAGATTGAAGTGGAAACTGTTGATAGAACTGGAACCTTCTTGGGTTCTTTATGGGAGTCCAAGACTAATATATCCACAGCACTTCTGGAAGCTGGCCTGGCAAAGCTTCAAACTTCCTTTGGTATTGATAGAATACCGGATGCACACCTCCTTATGCAGGCTGAGCAGTCTGCTAAAAAGCAAAAGTTGAAAGTAAGTTGCATGACTGCTTCATGGTcttactctctttttttttttttcaatcggTAGATTAACTTACAAGTATCTTTTGGCAGATATGGGAGAACTTTGTTGAAGGAGAGGAAGTATCCAATGATTCAActgcagaaaagaaacagaaggAAGAGCTGAAGGTTCTTATAGATAtgattgtaatttaaatttccCTTCTTCATAATTGATTGATCATTAACTATCTTAATCTCAATGACAACTATCTTCAGGTTATTGTTACCGAAGTCTTGGGTGGTGGCAAGTTTTATGTCCAGTCAGTTGGAGATCAGAAAGTAGCCTCTATTCAGCAGCAGTTAGCTTCTTTAAGCCTTCAAGAAGCTCCTGTTATCGGTGCCTTTAATCCAAAGAAGGGTGATATTGTCCTTGCTCAGTTTAGTGCTGATGATTCATGGAATCGCGCAATGGTAAGGATGGAAACTTGATGTAATTTACTTC
This window harbors:
- the LOC127790264 gene encoding ribonuclease TUDOR 1-like, with the protein product MASTAGATGWLRGRVKAVPSGDSLVIIGSTKAEIPPEKTITLSSLMAPRLARRGGVDEPFAWESREYLRNHCIGKDVTFRVDYTVPSIGREFGSVFLGDKNVAVMVVSEGWAKVREQGQQKGDASPFLAELLRLEEQAKQQGLGRWNRTPGASEASIRNLPPSAVGDANNLDAMGLLASNKGRPMQAIVEQARDGSTLRVYLLPEFQFVQVFVAGIQAPSMGRRAAPETVVGTEMSSDEPTGEGSADPNVPLTSAQRLAASSVSSVEVAPDPFGREAKHFTEIRVLNRDVRIVLEGVDKFSNLIGSVYYPDGESAKDLALELVENGLAKYVEWSASLMEDDAKRRLKSAELQAKKTRLRIWTNYVPPATNSKAIHDQNFTGKVIEVVSGDCIVVADDSVPHNSPLAERRVNLSSIRCPRMGNPRKDEKPAPYAREAKELLRQRLIGRQVSVSMEYSRKVGMADAPSATASPADSKVMDFGSVFLVSPVKVEGEDASAHSLPTGGSQQAGLNVAELVVARGYATVIRHRDFEERSNYYDALLAAESRAISGKKGIHSPKESAVTHIADLTMASVKKGRDFLPFLQRKRLPAVVEYVLSGHRFKLYIPKETCSIAFSLSGVRCPGRDEPFSEEAIAFMRRKIMQRDVEIEVETVDRTGTFLGSLWESKTNISTALLEAGLAKLQTSFGIDRIPDAHLLMQAEQSAKKQKLKIWENFVEGEEVSNDSTAEKKQKEELKVIVTEVLGGGKFYVQSVGDQKVASIQQQLASLSLQEAPVIGAFNPKKGDIVLAQFSADDSWNRAMIVNAPRGAVQSLKDKFEVFYIDYGNQEVVSYSQLRPLDPSVSTAPGLAQLCTLAYIKVPSLEEDYGQEAAVHLSEYTLNGPKEFRAIIEERDTSGGKVKGQGTGTILAVTLIDAETTSSLNAAMLKDGLARMEKRRKWEPKERQSALDELDKSQEEARSKRLGMWEYGDVESDDEDAAPLARKAGGGKR